One window of Tenacibaculum maritimum NCIMB 2154 genomic DNA carries:
- a CDS encoding InlB B-repeat-containing protein translates to MKKITLILLCFGYFFSGFAQNNLDGQTIINIPDPNFKAYLVANKLINTNNDNEIQKSEANNFTGKIYLNDKLDEEGNYIRDLRNDEKVSDLTGIEHFKKLKFLALQSNLLKTLDISKNTALEVLNCSSNQLKTLDISKNTALEVLYCGKNQLTRLDISHNNNLKKLSCRVNKLSELNLTNNTKLEELSCDANKLRELDLSKNLALTFLYCTDNQLTRLNTSNNPQLAYLFCGSNNIVDINTQHNPLLIRLDCSRNKLTTLDVSDNKELETFFCSYNALETLDLSQNKKLAYSFYCDNNKLSSLNIKNGNNHNLKNFEAHNNPNLLCIQVDDVNLANGQSTDLWMKGRNAKYKNNCNTFNFTVNINDKEGKINTTPALIDDSYDKGTVVTLEAIPNTGYEFSEWAGDVTGKINPLNVTVNADKNITAIFKKTQHTLTINANNGAVTIGTSTIHLTPSSYPSNEVFEYNTSVSLHAVPNSGYRFVRWLGDIDNDHASTSIKIVINNHKSITAVFEKEPVVYIPDPNFKAYLIKNPFINTNNDDEIQVTEATKYSEYIYIPNREQSESKKIKDLTGIEAFINLTELNCNYNLISQLNLSKNTKLKRVHCSNNKLTSLNIGSNLVLEELYVDNNQITNLDTSNALNLIKLAVNSNQISTIDLSKNLKLKDFSCSNNQLTELSTIHNKNLEWLLCKNNQLTNLDLSGMRNLIVADCSNNQIADLTISNTPKLKDLSCAYNQLNSLDLSKIPSLDRLDCNDNKISELDFSSNKNLTSVACSNNLLVKLNIKNGHNENINYVSIWGNSDLACIQVDDENAIPNSWHKDAIAQYSTNCNATAGIDDVFTSKLSIYPNPVNGILRILSPYQDIENVRIFNMVGQKILQTDQLTINCNELSKGVYIVKIKSTDNKTGVKKFIKN, encoded by the coding sequence ATGAAAAAAATCACCCTTATTCTGCTATGCTTTGGCTATTTTTTTAGCGGCTTTGCTCAAAATAATCTTGATGGCCAAACAATAATTAACATTCCTGATCCTAATTTTAAAGCATATTTAGTAGCTAATAAACTAATTAATACTAATAATGACAATGAAATTCAAAAATCTGAAGCAAACAACTTTACAGGAAAAATATATCTTAATGATAAACTTGATGAAGAAGGAAATTATATAAGAGACCTGAGAAATGATGAAAAAGTATCTGACTTAACAGGTATTGAGCATTTTAAGAAATTAAAATTTCTTGCCTTGCAATCTAACCTGCTAAAAACATTAGATATCTCTAAAAATACTGCTTTGGAGGTACTCAATTGCAGTAGCAATCAACTAAAAACATTAGATATCTCTAAAAATACCGCCTTGGAGGTGCTTTATTGCGGTAAAAACCAACTAACACGTTTAGACATATCTCACAATAACAATTTAAAAAAATTATCTTGTAGAGTTAATAAGTTATCTGAATTAAATCTTACTAATAATACAAAACTTGAAGAATTATCTTGCGATGCAAATAAACTACGTGAGCTAGATCTTTCTAAAAACCTTGCTCTAACATTTTTATATTGCACCGATAACCAACTTACTCGTTTGAATACGTCTAATAATCCACAATTAGCGTACTTATTCTGCGGTAGCAATAATATTGTTGACATAAATACCCAACATAATCCTTTATTGATTAGATTAGATTGTAGTCGTAATAAACTAACAACATTAGATGTTTCCGATAATAAAGAGTTAGAAACCTTCTTCTGTTCATATAATGCACTAGAAACATTAGATCTTAGTCAAAATAAAAAGTTAGCATATTCTTTTTATTGCGATAATAATAAACTCAGCTCTTTAAACATTAAAAATGGTAATAATCATAATTTAAAAAACTTCGAAGCTCATAATAACCCTAATCTTTTATGCATCCAAGTAGATGATGTTAACTTAGCAAATGGACAATCTACAGATTTATGGATGAAGGGTAGAAATGCTAAATATAAAAACAACTGTAATACTTTTAACTTTACAGTTAATATTAATGATAAGGAAGGAAAAATAAATACCACTCCTGCTCTTATTGATGATAGTTATGATAAAGGAACCGTCGTTACATTAGAAGCAATACCTAATACAGGGTATGAGTTTTCTGAATGGGCTGGAGATGTTACTGGAAAAATCAACCCATTAAACGTTACAGTAAACGCCGATAAAAATATTACTGCTATTTTTAAAAAAACGCAACATACACTAACAATAAATGCTAATAATGGAGCAGTTACCATAGGCACTAGTACGATACATTTAACTCCCTCTTCTTATCCTTCAAATGAGGTTTTTGAGTACAATACATCCGTTTCGCTACATGCTGTTCCTAATAGTGGTTACAGGTTTGTTAGATGGCTTGGAGATATTGATAATGATCATGCTTCTACCTCTATAAAAATTGTGATAAACAATCATAAAAGTATTACTGCTGTTTTTGAAAAAGAACCTGTAGTTTATATCCCTGATCCTAATTTTAAAGCATATTTAATAAAAAACCCGTTTATCAATACCAATAATGACGATGAAATACAAGTTACAGAAGCAACAAAATATTCTGAATATATATATATTCCTAACCGTGAGCAATCAGAAAGCAAAAAAATCAAAGATTTAACAGGTATCGAAGCTTTTATAAATTTAACAGAACTGAACTGTAATTATAATCTAATTTCTCAATTAAACCTTTCTAAAAATACGAAATTAAAAAGGGTACACTGCTCTAACAATAAACTTACCAGTTTAAACATAGGTTCTAATTTAGTATTAGAGGAGCTCTATGTTGATAATAATCAAATTACTAATTTAGATACCTCTAATGCTCTAAATCTAATTAAATTAGCAGTAAACTCTAATCAAATATCAACTATAGATCTCTCCAAAAATTTAAAATTAAAAGATTTTAGCTGCTCCAATAATCAGCTAACTGAATTAAGTACAATTCATAACAAAAACTTAGAATGGTTACTTTGTAAAAATAATCAGCTTACCAACTTAGATTTGAGTGGTATGAGAAACCTAATCGTTGCTGATTGCTCTAACAATCAAATTGCTGATTTAACAATTTCCAACACCCCTAAATTAAAAGATCTATCATGTGCTTATAACCAACTTAATTCATTAGATCTTTCTAAAATTCCTTCATTAGATCGATTAGATTGTAATGATAATAAAATTTCTGAGCTAGATTTCTCTAGCAACAAAAACCTAACCAGTGTAGCTTGCTCTAACAACCTTCTTGTCAAGTTAAATATTAAAAATGGACATAATGAAAATATCAACTATGTATCTATATGGGGCAACTCAGATCTTGCATGTATTCAAGTTGATGATGAGAACGCTATTCCTAACTCTTGGCATAAAGATGCTATTGCTCAATATAGTACCAATTGTAATGCTACAGCTGGCATTGATGATGTCTTTACAAGTAAATTAAGTATTTATCCTAATCCTGTTAATGGCATACTTCGCATTTTGAGTCCTTATCAAGATATTGAAAACGTACGTATTTTTAATATGGTTGGACAAAAAATATTACAAACTGATCAGTTAACTATTAATTGTAACGAGCTCTCCAAAGGGGTGTATATCGTAAAAATTAAAAGTACTGATAATAAAACTGGCGTAAAGAAGTTTATTAAAAACTAA
- a CDS encoding DUF4870 domain-containing protein, translating into MKKNNQLLVLTHLSQLLDFVTGIGGFVVPLILWVSTKDEILHMDEHGKAILNFRITMFIYFLICIPLILFFGLGIVGFLVLWVFYMIFPIINAIKASNDQMPNYPFTITFIS; encoded by the coding sequence ATGAAAAAAAACAACCAGTTATTAGTTTTAACTCATTTGAGTCAACTGTTAGATTTCGTCACAGGAATAGGAGGATTTGTGGTACCGCTAATACTATGGGTGTCAACGAAAGATGAAATTTTGCATATGGATGAGCATGGTAAAGCTATTTTAAACTTTCGTATTACCATGTTTATTTATTTTTTAATATGTATCCCATTAATTTTATTTTTTGGATTAGGAATCGTAGGCTTTTTAGTATTATGGGTCTTTTATATGATATTTCCAATTATTAATGCGATTAAGGCAAGTAATGATCAGATGCCAAATTATCCATTTACAATTACTTTTATAAGTTAA
- the pbpC gene encoding penicillin-binding protein 1C, which yields MKKDYFFKGIYCCINNGLTYFRKHPIKIIIVSISIIAYYYCLPRKLFEVPTSTVVTAKNHELLGAVIAKDGQWRFPEVASVPKKFEICILKFEDAHFYWHFGFNPISIGKALVENIKAKRVVRGGSTISQQVIRLARNHKKRSYAEKIKELLLATRLEFRYSKEEILKLYASHAPFGGNVVGLEMASWRYFGLQPDQLSWAESATLAVLPNAPSLIYPGKNQERLKRKRNRLLRKLYEAAAIDSITYMLAIEESLPQKPFDLPTIAPHLVQEIAKKHEGKYVQSSIDIHTQKQVNSLVQQHYFRQKQNEVYNMAVLVLEVATRKIVSYVGNSPTDKAHQKDVNNVIAPRSTGSTLKPFLYAEMLQSGDLLPTQLIADIPTEIAGYSPNNFDLTFDGAVHANEALTRSLNIPAVRMLQTYGLEKFREHLRRYKIQDIDKSADYYGLPLILGGAEASLWDLCKTFAAYAGIVNHYKSLQYHYYEKEFVTPSYKHTDTVNFGAIKKENNDIDAGTAFTVLEVLTEVNRPYTDQAWKYFDTSQKVAWKTGTSFGNKDAWAIGTTPKYVVGVWVGNSDGEGRSDLTGVGSAAPLMFDVFDVLPKSTWFATPYEDLVAARICKQSGYLALPICEWELRNIPKNGVKGKSCPYHRQITVDSTVQYQVHSNCESVSKIKVLPWFVLPPLIAHYYQQKNTDYRELPSYRNDCVGIAGRNTMDFVFPTKNSSKIFLTKNEASQINPVVLKLMHTDAEAKVYWYLNDEFIGVTQHYHEQAIQPEKGNYKITVIDDFGNEKTRFINIE from the coding sequence ATGAAAAAAGACTATTTCTTTAAGGGGATATATTGCTGTATAAACAATGGTTTAACTTATTTTAGGAAACACCCGATAAAGATAATTATTGTAAGCATATCTATAATTGCTTACTACTATTGTTTGCCGAGGAAATTGTTTGAGGTGCCAACTTCTACAGTAGTTACCGCAAAAAATCACGAATTATTAGGAGCTGTAATAGCAAAAGATGGACAGTGGCGTTTCCCCGAAGTAGCCTCAGTACCTAAAAAATTTGAAATATGTATTTTGAAGTTTGAAGATGCACATTTCTATTGGCATTTTGGCTTTAATCCAATATCTATAGGAAAAGCATTGGTAGAAAATATAAAAGCAAAGCGAGTGGTAAGAGGAGGAAGTACCATTAGCCAACAGGTCATTCGCTTGGCACGAAACCATAAAAAACGATCTTATGCTGAAAAAATAAAAGAATTGCTATTGGCAACTCGATTAGAATTTAGGTATTCCAAAGAAGAAATATTAAAACTATATGCTTCGCATGCTCCCTTTGGAGGAAACGTAGTTGGCTTGGAAATGGCATCCTGGCGTTATTTTGGCTTGCAACCAGATCAACTTTCTTGGGCAGAGAGTGCTACTTTAGCAGTATTGCCCAATGCTCCTTCATTAATTTATCCAGGTAAAAATCAAGAACGATTGAAAAGGAAAAGAAATCGACTTTTAAGAAAATTATATGAAGCAGCAGCAATAGATAGTATCACATACATGCTAGCTATTGAAGAAAGCTTGCCCCAAAAACCATTTGATTTGCCTACAATAGCCCCTCATTTAGTGCAAGAAATTGCAAAGAAACACGAAGGGAAGTATGTACAAAGCTCTATTGATATCCATACGCAAAAACAAGTGAATTCTTTAGTACAGCAGCATTATTTTCGCCAAAAACAAAACGAAGTATATAATATGGCAGTATTGGTGTTAGAAGTAGCTACAAGAAAAATAGTGAGCTATGTAGGAAATTCGCCTACAGATAAAGCGCACCAAAAAGATGTGAATAATGTTATAGCGCCACGTAGTACTGGAAGTACTTTAAAACCATTTTTATATGCAGAAATGTTACAATCAGGAGATTTGCTACCTACTCAATTAATAGCTGATATTCCTACGGAAATAGCAGGATATAGCCCTAATAATTTTGATTTAACGTTTGATGGAGCAGTACATGCAAATGAAGCATTAACTCGTTCATTAAATATTCCAGCAGTACGCATGTTACAAACATATGGATTGGAAAAGTTTAGGGAACATTTAAGAAGGTATAAGATCCAAGATATTGATAAGTCAGCAGATTATTATGGTTTGCCATTAATTTTAGGAGGAGCAGAAGCTAGCTTATGGGATTTATGTAAAACTTTTGCAGCATATGCAGGCATTGTAAATCATTATAAAAGTTTGCAGTATCATTATTACGAAAAAGAGTTTGTAACTCCTAGTTACAAGCATACTGATACGGTAAATTTTGGAGCTATTAAAAAAGAAAATAATGATATTGACGCAGGAACTGCATTTACTGTTTTAGAGGTATTAACAGAGGTCAATAGACCTTATACAGATCAAGCTTGGAAATATTTTGATACTTCTCAAAAAGTTGCTTGGAAAACAGGAACAAGTTTTGGAAACAAAGATGCTTGGGCAATTGGGACGACTCCAAAATATGTAGTTGGTGTATGGGTAGGTAATTCTGATGGAGAAGGAAGATCAGATTTAACAGGAGTGGGAAGTGCTGCTCCTTTGATGTTTGATGTTTTTGACGTATTGCCAAAGTCAACTTGGTTTGCAACACCTTATGAAGATTTGGTAGCAGCGCGTATTTGTAAACAAAGTGGCTATTTAGCACTTCCAATATGTGAATGGGAGTTAAGAAATATTCCTAAAAATGGAGTTAAAGGGAAGTCATGTCCATATCATAGGCAAATAACAGTAGATAGTACGGTTCAATATCAAGTCCACTCTAATTGCGAATCAGTAAGCAAAATCAAGGTATTACCATGGTTTGTACTACCTCCTTTAATAGCGCATTATTATCAGCAAAAAAATACTGATTATAGAGAATTACCGAGTTATAGAAATGATTGTGTTGGTATAGCGGGAAGAAATACTATGGACTTTGTGTTTCCTACCAAAAACAGTTCGAAAATTTTTTTAACAAAAAACGAAGCATCTCAGATAAATCCGGTAGTTTTAAAATTAATGCATACTGATGCCGAAGCAAAGGTATATTGGTATTTAAATGATGAGTTTATCGGAGTTACACAACACTATCATGAGCAGGCTATACAACCAGAAAAAGGGAATTATAAAATTACAGTAATTGATGATTTTGGAAATGAAAAAACACGTTTTATCAATATAGAATAA
- a CDS encoding alpha-2-macroglobulin family protein, with translation MKKTMKLLSILLLVFISNACKKTTATESNIHAYSEYITMYPEKMISVVPKLDFFLKKELREATIAEDVISISPKVEGEVLFRDQVLSFIPKEKLKSNALYTITLHLSKLYEDISPDLKDFTIKVKTKELLFNVALESPTVLTKDWYAVTGVLTASDVIDTAKLGTIITANYEGKPKKIIFETFEPLASKVHFKIDSLQRFEENKDLKVSWSGVEIASASEGTRELTIAGKNNFKILDIEVVNDDKQYIEISFSDPIKKAQHIKGLIQLTNTQKRKFTYGIKKNIVTLYPRASFKNNVTIEVFKGIQSIGGYTLKNNYSKTLYFEQLKPSVSFINSGSILPNSSNVKLNFKAVNLKAVDATVYKIYKNNILQFLQTNNVNNQGSLNYVGRPVAKYTVNLSNQGLDLDKENVFAIDLSEITTIEPGAMYRVALSFNEAYSNYVCDQKAPKTTIIYGKKEIATENYDRISYDDEYYDTYDWNERDDPCTASYYYDKKISTNILATDLGVIVKKGSNATTFVAVTNLLTTAPEEGAKVTLYNLQQQPIKTSQTNKEGVAIFEGISNAFFAAITKENSTTYVKLNDGNSLSMSKFDVSGVKLQKGIKGYLYGERGVWRPGNQLFLTFVLNDKANPIPEKHPIKFELLNPQGKLIHRKLLYKNKANVYAYAPKTNENALTGNWKLRVSVGGAVFQKTLKIETIKPNRLKIQFSMTEEEEFIKANSSMKGKVVVKWLHGAIAKDLKIDINGKFRQTKTVFSTFKNYNFDDVAKRFGTEEFRVGEGTLNEEGLATFSVKPKLNRGAPGMLKASFITKVYENGGDFSTDVFSKKVSPYTSYAGLLNAEEQQSKNYLFTDENYTFNVVSVNEKGVGIPNTLRVQIYKLSWRWWWNTTNDGLSNYDGTNYHEPYKTVTVTTDANGKGAFDLKVDKNDWGRYLIKVLDRKSKHVTSNVAYFDWPSWYGKKRGSQDKTNATMLVCTTDKESYKIHETATIKFPSSEGGRALITIENGTQVLDHFWVTTTAQQTTFNFPVLPTYTPNVFVNISLLQAHHQTENDLPMRMYGTIPMEVIDETTKLTPEIKMAEELQPETIATLEVKEKEGKPMTYTIAVVDEGLLDLTRFKTPNPWNTFYAKQSLGVKTWDIFDDVIGAYGGKVNQILSIGGDESEAGSKNKKANRFKPMVRYLGPFTLKEGATKKHHIQIPKYIGAVKAMVVAANTDKEAYGSSEKTAFVRKPVMILASLPRKITPQETVTLPVTVFAMKPSVKRVAVTVQPDASYTIISNASQELSFNEPGEKMAYFKLKVNDFKGIGKVKVIARSGSEKASYEVAIDVLNPNPITTEVKDMVLKSNAENELYFTNFGTKGTNAISVELSTLPPMNFTKRMEYLIQYPHGCVEQTTSSAFPQVYLPEIFELSEEKQQAIERNIKATIQRLSDFQLSNGGLSYWQGGSSADSWGTSYAGHFMIEAAKKGYALPIGFKTAWIGYQKERARSWRNNNSYDNNALSQAYRLYTLSLANSADLASMNRLRSTNGISNEAKMRLANAYAIIGKEPIAKAILRTLTTKNYAKRRYSNYGSEMRNRAMALETYTLLQNETKAIKLAKIIAESLSSEAWMSTQTTAFSLLAMSKYALKNGGAEGINASYSLNGTSKKVRISKALYTQDLKGSQKENTFKAINHGTGVLYVRVFHKGILPVGSEKVMQNNLETSIVYKTKEGASMLPTRIAQGTNFIAEITVKNTTNKHIKNVALTTLIPSGWEIINTRFTDFGNHTSTSKVDYTDIRDASIRNYFSVRSHQTKRFQVLLNASYLGRYYLPGIQVEAMYDNDYVARTKGQWIEVIN, from the coding sequence ATGAAAAAAACAATGAAGCTACTTAGTATATTACTATTGGTATTCATAAGCAACGCCTGTAAAAAAACAACAGCCACAGAAAGCAATATACATGCCTACAGCGAGTACATCACCATGTATCCTGAAAAGATGATTTCAGTGGTACCAAAACTCGATTTCTTTTTAAAAAAAGAACTTAGAGAAGCAACAATAGCAGAAGATGTTATAAGCATAAGTCCCAAAGTAGAAGGAGAAGTACTATTTAGAGATCAAGTACTATCCTTTATACCCAAAGAAAAACTAAAAAGCAATGCCTTATATACAATAACATTGCATTTATCGAAGCTTTATGAAGATATTTCACCCGATTTAAAAGATTTTACAATAAAAGTAAAAACGAAAGAGCTATTATTTAACGTAGCATTAGAATCGCCAACTGTATTAACTAAAGATTGGTATGCCGTAACAGGGGTATTAACAGCAAGTGATGTAATTGATACCGCTAAATTAGGAACTATTATAACGGCAAATTATGAAGGAAAGCCTAAAAAAATAATTTTTGAAACCTTTGAACCACTGGCTTCAAAAGTACATTTTAAAATAGATAGCTTACAACGCTTTGAAGAAAATAAAGACCTAAAAGTTTCTTGGAGTGGAGTAGAAATAGCTTCCGCATCAGAAGGAACTCGAGAACTAACCATTGCAGGAAAAAATAACTTTAAAATCTTAGACATTGAAGTAGTAAATGATGATAAGCAATACATCGAAATCAGTTTTTCCGATCCAATCAAAAAAGCACAGCATATAAAAGGACTAATTCAGTTGACAAATACCCAAAAAAGAAAATTTACTTATGGCATTAAAAAGAACATAGTTACCCTTTATCCAAGAGCTTCTTTTAAAAATAATGTAACTATTGAAGTGTTTAAAGGAATACAAAGTATTGGAGGATACACTTTAAAGAATAACTACAGTAAAACCCTGTATTTTGAACAGCTAAAACCTTCCGTCAGTTTTATAAATAGCGGATCCATATTACCCAATTCCTCTAATGTAAAATTGAACTTTAAAGCAGTTAATTTAAAAGCAGTTGACGCAACAGTTTATAAAATTTACAAAAACAATATATTACAGTTTTTACAAACGAACAATGTAAACAATCAAGGGAGCTTAAATTATGTAGGAAGACCCGTTGCTAAATATACAGTAAACCTAAGCAACCAAGGTCTTGATTTGGATAAAGAAAATGTATTTGCTATTGATCTATCAGAAATCACAACTATAGAACCTGGAGCAATGTATCGTGTAGCCTTATCCTTTAATGAAGCATATTCAAATTATGTTTGTGATCAAAAAGCACCAAAAACAACGATTATTTATGGAAAAAAAGAAATAGCAACTGAAAATTATGACCGTATTAGTTACGATGACGAGTATTATGATACCTACGATTGGAACGAACGAGACGATCCATGTACTGCATCATATTATTATGATAAAAAAATTAGTACGAATATTTTAGCTACCGATTTAGGAGTTATTGTAAAAAAAGGGAGCAATGCCACTACTTTTGTTGCAGTAACCAATTTGTTAACAACAGCGCCAGAAGAAGGCGCAAAGGTAACTTTATACAATTTACAACAACAACCAATCAAAACATCACAAACCAATAAAGAAGGAGTCGCTATCTTTGAAGGAATAAGCAATGCATTTTTTGCTGCAATAACCAAAGAAAATAGCACAACCTATGTCAAATTAAACGATGGAAACTCCTTATCTATGAGTAAGTTTGATGTATCAGGAGTAAAGCTTCAAAAAGGAATAAAGGGATACCTTTATGGAGAACGAGGTGTATGGAGGCCTGGTAACCAACTCTTTTTAACATTTGTTTTAAATGATAAAGCAAACCCCATTCCAGAGAAGCATCCTATAAAATTTGAGCTCCTCAATCCCCAAGGAAAACTGATACATAGAAAGCTACTTTATAAAAACAAAGCCAATGTATATGCATACGCACCAAAAACCAACGAAAATGCACTTACAGGAAACTGGAAATTACGTGTAAGCGTAGGAGGAGCAGTATTTCAGAAAACATTAAAAATAGAAACGATTAAGCCAAACCGCCTAAAAATACAATTCAGTATGACGGAGGAAGAAGAATTCATAAAGGCAAACAGTTCTATGAAAGGAAAGGTAGTCGTAAAATGGTTACACGGAGCCATAGCAAAAGACTTGAAGATAGATATTAATGGAAAGTTTAGACAAACAAAAACAGTATTTTCAACGTTTAAAAACTATAACTTTGATGATGTGGCTAAAAGATTTGGTACAGAGGAGTTCAGGGTTGGTGAAGGAACTTTAAATGAAGAAGGACTTGCTACTTTTTCAGTAAAACCTAAATTGAATAGAGGAGCACCTGGCATGTTAAAGGCTAGCTTTATTACTAAGGTGTATGAAAATGGAGGAGATTTTAGCACGGATGTATTTTCAAAAAAAGTATCACCTTATACAAGTTATGCAGGATTGCTAAATGCTGAGGAACAACAATCTAAAAACTATTTGTTTACAGATGAAAATTATACTTTTAACGTTGTTTCTGTAAATGAAAAAGGAGTAGGAATCCCTAATACTTTAAGAGTACAGATATATAAATTATCTTGGCGTTGGTGGTGGAATACAACCAATGATGGACTTTCTAACTATGATGGAACAAATTACCATGAACCATATAAAACAGTAACGGTAACTACTGATGCAAATGGAAAAGGAGCTTTTGACTTAAAAGTTGATAAGAATGATTGGGGGCGTTACCTGATTAAAGTATTAGACAGAAAAAGCAAACACGTAACATCAAATGTGGCTTATTTTGATTGGCCATCTTGGTATGGAAAGAAAAGAGGTAGCCAAGACAAAACCAATGCTACGATGTTGGTGTGTACTACTGATAAGGAATCTTATAAAATACATGAAACCGCTACAATAAAATTTCCATCTTCAGAAGGAGGTAGGGCATTAATAACGATTGAAAACGGAACACAAGTACTCGATCATTTTTGGGTAACTACAACAGCGCAACAAACCACGTTTAATTTTCCCGTATTACCAACTTATACACCTAACGTATTTGTGAATATTTCATTACTACAAGCACATCACCAAACAGAAAATGATTTGCCCATGCGTATGTATGGAACTATTCCAATGGAAGTAATTGATGAAACAACAAAATTAACGCCAGAAATTAAGATGGCTGAAGAATTACAGCCAGAAACAATAGCCACTCTTGAGGTCAAAGAAAAAGAAGGAAAACCAATGACATATACTATTGCTGTAGTAGATGAAGGCTTATTGGATTTAACAAGATTTAAAACCCCTAATCCATGGAATACCTTTTATGCAAAACAGTCATTGGGAGTAAAAACTTGGGACATCTTTGATGATGTTATTGGTGCCTATGGTGGAAAAGTAAATCAAATATTAAGTATTGGAGGTGATGAGTCAGAAGCAGGTAGCAAAAATAAAAAAGCAAACCGTTTTAAACCCATGGTAAGGTATTTAGGCCCATTTACCTTAAAAGAAGGAGCTACAAAAAAGCATCACATTCAAATACCTAAGTATATAGGAGCTGTAAAGGCAATGGTTGTAGCAGCGAATACAGATAAGGAAGCTTATGGAAGTAGTGAAAAAACGGCTTTTGTACGTAAACCTGTGATGATTTTAGCATCCTTACCCAGAAAAATAACACCACAAGAAACGGTTACTTTGCCAGTAACTGTATTTGCCATGAAACCAAGCGTAAAGAGAGTAGCAGTAACTGTACAACCTGATGCTTCTTACACAATTATAAGCAATGCTAGCCAAGAACTTTCATTCAATGAACCAGGTGAAAAAATGGCATATTTTAAACTAAAAGTAAATGACTTTAAAGGAATAGGAAAAGTAAAGGTAATAGCAAGATCAGGAAGTGAAAAAGCATCGTATGAAGTAGCAATAGATGTATTGAATCCTAATCCAATTACAACGGAAGTAAAGGATATGGTATTAAAATCAAATGCCGAAAATGAACTTTATTTTACAAATTTTGGAACTAAAGGAACAAATGCTATCAGTGTGGAGTTATCTACTTTACCACCAATGAATTTTACCAAACGTATGGAGTACTTAATTCAGTACCCGCATGGCTGTGTAGAACAGACTACATCAAGTGCATTTCCACAAGTGTATTTGCCTGAAATCTTTGAATTATCTGAAGAAAAGCAACAAGCTATAGAACGAAATATAAAAGCAACAATACAACGATTGTCTGATTTTCAATTATCAAATGGAGGACTGTCTTACTGGCAAGGAGGGAGTAGTGCTGATAGTTGGGGAACTTCTTATGCAGGGCATTTCATGATAGAAGCTGCTAAAAAAGGATACGCGTTACCTATAGGTTTTAAAACAGCATGGATAGGGTATCAAAAAGAGCGTGCAAGAAGTTGGAGGAATAATAATAGCTATGATAACAATGCATTGTCACAAGCCTATAGATTATATACATTGAGTTTGGCAAATAGTGCTGATTTGGCCTCTATGAATCGTTTGCGTAGCACAAATGGTATTTCTAATGAAGCAAAAATGCGATTGGCAAATGCGTATGCAATTATAGGAAAAGAACCGATTGCAAAAGCAATTTTGAGAACATTAACTACAAAAAACTATGCTAAAAGACGTTACTCAAATTATGGATCGGAAATGAGAAATAGAGCAATGGCTTTAGAAACCTATACCTTATTACAAAACGAAACAAAGGCTATAAAGTTAGCTAAAATAATAGCAGAAAGCTTGTCGAGCGAAGCATGGATGAGTACTCAAACTACTGCTTTTAGCTTACTAGCAATGAGTAAATATGCCTTGAAAAATGGAGGAGCAGAAGGAATTAATGCAAGTTATTCATTGAATGGAACGAGTAAAAAAGTAAGAATTTCTAAAGCATTATACACACAAGATTTAAAAGGTAGCCAAAAAGAAAATACTTTTAAAGCTATAAATCATGGAACAGGAGTACTATATGTACGTGTATTTCATAAAGGAATTTTGCCGGTAGGATCCGAAAAGGTAATGCAGAATAATTTGGAAACCTCCATTGTTTATAAAACAAAAGAAGGAGCTAGTATGCTCCCTACAAGGATCGCACAGGGTACTAATTTTATTGCAGAAATAACGGTTAAAAATACAACGAATAAACATATTAAAAATGTAGCATTAACAACGTTAATTCCTTCTGGTTGGGAAATTATAAATACACGTTTTACAGATTTTGGGAATCATACAAGTACTTCAAAAGTAGATTATACAGATATTCGTGATGCAAGTATTAGGAATTATTTTAGTGTAAGAAGCCACCAAACAAAACGATTCCAAGTATTATTAAATGCTTCTTATTTAGGAAGGTATTATCTACCAGGAATACAAGTAGAGGCAATGTATGATAATGATTATGTAGCACGTACGAAAGGACAATGGATTGAAGTAATAAATTGA